A portion of the Tiliqua scincoides isolate rTilSci1 chromosome 3, rTilSci1.hap2, whole genome shotgun sequence genome contains these proteins:
- the LOC136645408 gene encoding cytochrome c oxidase subunit 5B, mitochondrial-like — MAARLLLLRVLQRAAPRAPARAPATGPIRALSAGGIPTDEEQATGLERKTLLAMKRGEDPYSIFKPKRNSGTREDPHIVPSIGDKRLVGCICEEDNSTIIWFWVHKGDSHRCPQCGTHYKLTHHELPH; from the exons ATGGcggccaggctgctgctgctccgcGTCCTCCAGCGAGCTGCGCCCCGCGCGCCCGCACGGGCTCCAGCGACCGGCCCCATCCGGGCCTTGAGTGCCGGCG GTATCCCCACTGATGAAGAACAAGCTACTGGACTTGAACGGAAAACTTTGCTAGCCATGAAGAGAGGGGAG GATCCATACAGCATATTCAAACCCAAGAGAAATTCTGGAACCAGAGAAGATCCTCATATTGTTCCATCGATCGGGGACAAGAGACTAGTGGGCTGTATCT GTGAGGAAGATAATTCTACCATTATTTGGTTCTGGGTACACAAAGGAGACAGTCACCGTTGTCCTCAGTGTGGAACT
- the SIRT1 gene encoding NAD-dependent protein deacetylase sirtuin-1, whose product MIGTDPRAILKDLLPETIPPPELDDMTLWQIVINILSEPPKRKKRKDINTIEDAVKLLQECKKIIVLTGAGVSVSCGIPDFRSRDGIYARLAVDFPDLPDPQAMFDIEYFRKDPRPFFKFAKEIYPGQFQPSLCHKFIALMDKERKLLRNYTQNIDTLEQVAGIQRIIQCHGSFATASCLICKYKVDCEAIRGDIFNQVVPRCPRCPPDEPLAIMKPEIVFFGENLPEQFHRAMKYDKDEADLLIVIGSSLKVRPVALIPSSIPHEVPQILINREPLPHLHFDVELLGDCDVIINELCHRLGGEYTKLCNSSIKLAEITEKPLRQHKEFEIHSAELPPTPLNISEYSSSPDRIAPQDSQVAHSELSSEYKAENSDAAWESKENCGEEKSQEVQNSLESAEKLPDQLENPENVKENGSNQGGNKERSERTSVETLRKCWINRCAKEQISKRLDGTQYLFLPPNRYIFHGAEVYSDSEDDVISSSSCGSSSDSGSCHSPSLDIEDESEIEEFYNGIEEDDAADREEDNGFGEDGIELQESVDESVSVNEAVGLDCSVDKL is encoded by the exons ATGATAGGCACAGATCCACGTGCAATTTTGAAAGATTTGTTGCCAGAAACAATTCCTCCCCCTGAACTGGATGATATGACTTTATGGCAAATTGTCATTAACATTCTGTCAGAACCACCTAAAAGAAAAAAGCGAAAAGACATTAATACTATAGAGGATGCTGTAAAACTTCTACAAGAGTGCAAAAAAATAATTGTCTTGACTGGAGCTGGG GTATCTGTTTCTTGTGGAATTCCTGACTTCCGATCAAGAGATGGTATCTATGCACGCCTTGCAGTAGATTTCCCAGATCTTCCTGATCCTCAAGCAATGTTTGACATTGAATACTTTAGGAAAGATCCAAGACCATTTTTTAAGTTTGCAAAG GAAATATATCCTGGACAGTTTCAACCATCTCTCTGTCATAAATTTATAGCTTTGATggacaaagaaagaaaactgcttCGCAATTATACTCAGAACATAGATACATTGGAACAAGTTGCCGGAATTCAAAGGATAATCCAATGTCACG GTTCCTTTGCAACAGCTTCTTGCCTCATCTGTAAATACAAGGTTGATTGTGAAGCTATTCGAGGCGACATTTTTAATCAG GTTGTTCCTAGATGTCCCAGGTGTCCACCTGATGAGCCACTTGCCATTATGAAGCCAGAAATAGTTTTCTTTGGTGAAAATCTACCTGAGCAGTTTCATAGGGCCATGAAATATGACAAAGATGAGGCTGATCTTCTTATTGTTATTGGGTCTTCACTTAAAGTAAGACCAGTCGCACTGATTCCAA gtTCCATCCCCCATGAAGTGCCTCAGATTCTAATTAATAGGGAGCCATTGCCTCATCTACACTTCGATGTGGAGCTTCTTGGTGACTGTGACGTCATTATCAATGAATTATGTCATAGATTAGGTGGTGAATATACAAAACTTTGTAATAGTTCAATCAAACTTGCAGAAATAACTGAAAAACCTCTACGACAGCACAAAGAATTTGAAATACATTCAGCTGAGTTGCCACCAACTCCTCTAAATATTTCTGAGTATTCTAGTTCACCTGACAGAATTGCACCACAAGATTCTCAAGTGGCACACTCAGAGCTTTCTTCAGAATATAAAGCAGAAAATTCTGATGCTGCTTGGGAGTCTAAGGAGAACTGTGGAGAGGAGAAATCACAGGAAGTTCAAAACTCTTTAGAAAGTGCTGAAAAGCTTCCTGACCAGTTGGAAAACCCAgaaaatgtgaaagaaaatggATCTAACCAAGGAGGAAACAAAGAGAGAAGTGAAAGAACATCAGTTGAAACACTAAGAAAATGTTGGATTAACAGATGTGCAAAAGAGCAGATTAGCAAGCGACTTGATG GTACTCAATACTTGTTTTTACCACCAAATCGTTATATTTTCCATGGTGCTGAGGTGTACTCAGATTCTGAAGATGATGTCATATCTTCCAGCTCTTGTGGAAGTAGCAGTGATAGTGGGTCCTGTCATAGTCCAAGTTTAGACATAGAGGATGAAAGTGAAATTGAAGAATTCTACAATGGCATTGAAGAAGATGATGCTGCTGATCGAGAAGAGGATAATGGATTTGGAGAAGATGGAATTGAACTTCAAGAATCTGTAGATGAGTCAGTTTCTGTAAATGAGGCTGTAGGACTTGACTGTTCAGTGGACAAATTGTAG